One stretch of Aquimarina sp. Aq107 DNA includes these proteins:
- a CDS encoding polyprenol monophosphomannose synthase, translating to MVDAVVIIPTYNEIENVERIIKNVLALQRDFDILIVDDNSPDGTAAKVKVLQEEYPEHLFLLEREGKLGLGTAYITGFKWALEKSYEYIFEMDADFSHNPNDLIRLYNACAKGTSQVAVGSRYVTGVNVVNWPMSRVLLSWLASKYVRFITGMNIHDTTAGFVCYKREVLEKIDLNKIKFVGYAFQIEMKYKAYLSKFKIKEIPVIFTDRTRGTSKMSKGIISEAVFGVLRMKLKSMFNSYEI from the coding sequence ATGGTGGATGCCGTAGTAATTATTCCTACCTATAATGAAATTGAAAATGTGGAGCGTATAATAAAAAATGTGCTTGCACTCCAACGTGATTTCGATATTCTGATTGTAGATGATAACTCTCCAGATGGTACAGCAGCAAAAGTTAAGGTGCTGCAGGAAGAGTATCCGGAACATTTGTTTTTGTTGGAAAGGGAAGGTAAGTTGGGGCTGGGTACGGCTTATATTACAGGATTTAAATGGGCTTTAGAAAAATCCTATGAATATATTTTTGAAATGGATGCGGATTTTTCACATAATCCAAATGATTTAATAAGATTGTATAATGCTTGTGCTAAAGGGACATCACAGGTAGCGGTAGGATCGAGATATGTAACAGGTGTGAATGTTGTTAATTGGCCAATGAGTAGAGTACTTTTATCTTGGTTAGCATCAAAATATGTGCGCTTTATTACTGGAATGAATATTCATGATACTACAGCAGGTTTTGTTTGCTACAAAAGAGAGGTTTTGGAAAAAATCGATCTTAATAAAATAAAGTTTGTTGGATATGCTTTTCAAATTGAAATGAAGTACAAAGCTTATTTATCAAAATTTAAAATAAAAGAAATACCCGTAATATTTACGGACCGAACACGTGGTACTTCTAAGATGAGTAAAGGAATTATTTCTGAAGCTGTTTTTGGAGTTTTACGAATGAAATTAAAGAGTATGTTTAATAGTTATGAAATATGA